DNA sequence from the bacterium genome:
TCCAGGACATCGACGGTCAGGTCGTGCTCGCGCGCCAGGTCGTCGAGCTGATCCGACCGTTCGCTGAGCAGGTAGAGCGCCAGCAGCGGGTTGGTCTGGATCTGGATCTGGTTCTCCCCCATCTTGTGGTGGACGCGATGCACCTCCCGCTCGACGTTGTTGGCCAGGGTCGCCAGGCTGAGCACCTTCCCCGCGCCCTTGCAGTAGGGACAATCGTCGCTGAGAAAACTCACCAGAGAGGGCCGCACCCGCTGGCGGCTCATCTCGATCAGCCCCAGGTTGCTGACGGGAAAGATCTTGGTGCGCGCGCGGTCCCGCCTCAGCACGCCGCGCAGCTCGTTCTGCACGCGGCGCTTGTTGCCCTCGCTCTCCATGTCGATGAAGTCGATGACGATGATGCCGCCGATGTCGCGCAGCCTCAGCTGACGGGCCACCTCGCGCGCTGCCAGCAGGTTCGTCTCGACGATGGTCTCCTCCTGGCTGCGCCGGCCCGTGAAGCGGCCGGTATTGACGTCCACCGACACCAGCGCCTCGGTCTGTTCGATGATGATGTAGCCACCCTTCTTCAACCAGACGCGCGGCTCGGTGCTCTTGCGGATCTCCTGCTCGATGCCGAAGCGCTCGAAGATGGCCTGCGGCTCCCGGTAGTGCTGGATGCGGCTCTTGAGATCCGGCGCGAAGACCTGCACGTACTTCAAGAGCCGCTTGTAGTCTTCCTTGTCGTCGATGATCAGGCGCTCCACGTCGTCCTTGAAGATGTCGCGGATCAGGCCCACCACCATGCCCACGTCCTCGTGCACCAGGCAGGGCGCCTTGCTGGCCGCGCGATCGCTCTGGGTGATCTCCTGCCAGACGCTCGCGAGATACTTCACGTCGTTGCGGACGGCCTTTTCGTCGGCCCCCTCGGCGGCGGTGCGGATGATGAAGGCGCCCGTATCGGGCCGTGATTCCTCCAGTACCTTCTTCAGCCGCACACGTTCGCGCCGGTCCTCGATCTTGCGCGACACGCCCACGTGCGTGCCTTGCGGCATGTGTACCAGGAAACGGCCGGGCAGGCTGATGTCGGCGGTCAGACGGGGCCCCTTGCTGCTGATAGGCTCCTTGGTGACCTGGACGAGGATCTCGTCGCCGACCTTCAGCGCGTCGCCGATGTTCGGCACGTCCCGGTAGGTGCGGGAGCGCCCGTGGCTGGCGGGACCGGGTCCGTCCACCGCTTCGGCCGAGTCCGGATCCTCGTGGACCAGGTCCGAGGCGTGCAGGAAGCCGGCGCGTTCGAGCCCGATGTCCACGAAAGCCGCCTGGAGCCCCGGCTTCACCGACGTGACCACGCCCCGGTAGATGTTGCCCACGATCCGCTTGGCGTCGGCGCGTTCGATGAGCAACTCGACGAGGTCGTCGTCCTCCAGGATGCCGATGCGAATCTCGTGGGGATTCGAATTGATGATGATTTCTTTGCGCATTTCGGAACGTATCCCTTCTGAGCGATCAGGCCGACAGGTGCTTGCGCAGCCATAACCGCTGGTTCAATTCAAGTATCCTAACCAAGGGCGACATCCACCCGCCATTCCTGCGGCGCGCCAGCAAGGCCGTGCGGCGTACGCGCGCCAGGCGCGGTTCGGGCAGAAGACCGCCGCAGACGGCGGCGAGAAAATCAAACACGGGCAGGCCGGCCTCGCCGGGCGGGCGCTGCAATGAGAAATTCAGCACGGCGCCGCCCGTCTCCGGGCACGGCGCATCCTCGACGGTCAGGCGATCGCCGCAGACCAGGGACCGCACGTCCACTTCGATGTCGC
Encoded proteins:
- a CDS encoding Rne/Rng family ribonuclease; this encodes MRKEIIINSNPHEIRIGILEDDDLVELLIERADAKRIVGNIYRGVVTSVKPGLQAAFVDIGLERAGFLHASDLVHEDPDSAEAVDGPGPASHGRSRTYRDVPNIGDALKVGDEILVQVTKEPISSKGPRLTADISLPGRFLVHMPQGTHVGVSRKIEDRRERVRLKKVLEESRPDTGAFIIRTAAEGADEKAVRNDVKYLASVWQEITQSDRAASKAPCLVHEDVGMVVGLIRDIFKDDVERLIIDDKEDYKRLLKYVQVFAPDLKSRIQHYREPQAIFERFGIEQEIRKSTEPRVWLKKGGYIIIEQTEALVSVDVNTGRFTGRRSQEETIVETNLLAAREVARQLRLRDIGGIIVIDFIDMESEGNKRRVQNELRGVLRRDRARTKIFPVSNLGLIEMSRQRVRPSLVSFLSDDCPYCKGAGKVLSLATLANNVEREVHRVHHKMGENQIQIQTNPLLALYLLSERSDQLDDLAREHDLTVDVLDDPARHREFFQVVSLRTDKDLIAEADRKSKPWGRGSRGRGRGRAPAIAKHAKAPDREPDREP